A region of Leptolyngbya sp. FACHB-261 DNA encodes the following proteins:
- a CDS encoding ABC transporter permease — MKSSRSRSKSSAKRASAKRASAQRMLKTPPLRVRSVSMLEILSMAIEALWSNKLRTMLTMLGIVIGITAVIAITSIGQGVQKSTEQQLQGLGSDIIQVFAGAARTGNVRQGSGSASTLTWEDAKAIQAQVLAADKVSAYLQQTAQVTYEQQNTSTTIVGTDLNYPAVRNVQTQEGRFFNQEELDAARPVAVLGPTVRDELLGTGSSALGTQVRIQGQSYEVIGVTTAKGAQGPINTDEQIYIPLTNMSARLVGNNALSGIAVRGIYVKAKSQDQLNAAEFQITNLLRVRHNIYPPQADDFRLTNQADILSALSNIIGMFTVMVVAIAGISLVVGGIGIANIMLVSVVERTREIGIRKALGATSSAVLSQFLAEAIVVSTLGGGLGIGLGIAIAWTASTLLKFPFVLSVWSIIVGFGLSSIVGLLAGVIPARNAAQLDPIAALRSE, encoded by the coding sequence ATGAAGTCCTCCCGTAGCCGTTCTAAGTCGTCAGCAAAGCGGGCATCAGCAAAACGGGCATCGGCGCAACGCATGCTGAAGACACCGCCTCTGCGGGTCCGCTCGGTGTCAATGCTCGAAATCCTATCGATGGCCATCGAGGCTTTGTGGAGCAACAAACTCCGCACCATGCTGACCATGCTGGGCATCGTTATCGGCATTACCGCAGTCATTGCGATCACGTCTATTGGCCAGGGTGTGCAAAAGTCTACTGAACAGCAGTTACAGGGGCTAGGGTCCGACATCATACAGGTTTTTGCTGGGGCCGCAAGGACTGGCAACGTCAGACAGGGCAGTGGCTCTGCCTCAACCTTGACTTGGGAAGATGCTAAGGCAATCCAGGCTCAGGTTTTAGCCGCTGACAAAGTTTCTGCCTATCTGCAACAGACTGCTCAGGTAACTTACGAACAGCAAAACACTTCAACCACGATTGTTGGCACTGATCTCAACTATCCAGCCGTGAGAAATGTCCAGACTCAAGAGGGGCGCTTTTTCAATCAGGAGGAGCTCGATGCGGCAAGACCTGTTGCTGTTTTGGGGCCAACCGTCCGCGATGAGTTGCTGGGAACTGGCAGCAGCGCTTTGGGCACCCAGGTTCGCATCCAGGGCCAAAGTTATGAAGTGATCGGCGTGACCACAGCTAAGGGAGCCCAGGGTCCAATCAACACCGATGAGCAGATTTATATTCCTCTCACCAATATGTCTGCAAGGCTGGTGGGAAATAATGCTCTATCCGGCATTGCGGTCAGAGGCATTTATGTGAAAGCCAAGAGTCAGGACCAGTTGAATGCAGCTGAGTTTCAAATCACCAACTTACTGCGAGTTCGCCACAATATTTATCCACCCCAAGCGGATGATTTCAGACTCACTAACCAAGCTGATATCCTCAGTGCCCTGAGCAATATCATTGGTATGTTTACGGTGATGGTCGTGGCCATCGCTGGCATTTCTCTGGTGGTCGGCGGCATTGGCATTGCCAATATTATGCTGGTCTCAGTGGTTGAGAGAACGCGAGAAATTGGTATTCGTAAAGCGCTCGGAGCGACCAGTTCTGCTGTCTTAAGTCAATTTTTGGCTGAGGCTATCGTGGTTTCTACCCTCGGCGGTGGTCTGGGCATCGGCCTAGGCATTGCCATTGCCTGGACCGCTTCGACGCTGCTCAAATTCCCGTTTGTGCTGTCTGTCTGGTCGATCATCGTCGGCTTCGGCTTATCATCCATCGTCGGTCTGCTGGCTGGTGTGATTCCAGCTCGCAACGCTGCCCAACTTGACCCCATTGCTGCCTTAAGGAGTGAGTGA
- a CDS encoding ABC transporter ATP-binding protein, with product MAPMIQMEAIRKNYHLGELEVPVLKGINLSIETGEYVAIMGASGSGKSTLMNIIGCLDRLSSGCYFLEGRNLNQMTNDELAYIRNQRIGFVFQQFNLLSRSTALENVMLPMVYANVPKPKRRKRAIEALSRVGLADRLQNRPSQLSGGQQQRVAIARALVNRPALVLADEPTGALDTRTSGEVMELLTDLNEQGITIVIVTHDPDVAAQTHRTIHVKDGLVLNNSVAQL from the coding sequence ATGGCACCTATGATTCAGATGGAGGCAATTAGAAAAAACTACCACCTTGGCGAACTGGAGGTTCCAGTCCTCAAGGGCATTAATTTGTCGATTGAAACGGGCGAATACGTTGCGATTATGGGCGCTTCCGGCTCGGGAAAGTCTACGCTGATGAACATCATTGGCTGTTTAGATCGCCTCAGCTCAGGTTGCTATTTTCTAGAGGGTCGGAACTTAAACCAAATGACCAATGATGAACTGGCTTACATTCGAAACCAGCGCATTGGTTTTGTGTTTCAGCAGTTCAATTTATTGTCCCGCTCTACAGCACTAGAGAACGTCATGCTGCCAATGGTCTATGCCAATGTTCCTAAGCCAAAACGACGCAAACGGGCAATTGAAGCGTTAAGCAGAGTTGGCTTAGCCGATCGCTTACAGAATCGTCCTAGCCAACTCTCGGGCGGTCAACAGCAGCGGGTCGCGATTGCCCGTGCTCTTGTCAATCGCCCTGCGTTGGTTCTGGCTGATGAGCCGACGGGTGCTTTGGATACCAGAACGTCTGGTGAGGTAATGGAGTTGCTGACGGATCTCAATGAGCAGGGCATCACGATTGTCATCGTTACCCACGACCCAGATGTTGCGGCTCAAACTCATCGTACTATTCATGTCAAAGATGGCCTGGTCCTGAACAATTCTGTGGCGCAGCTCTAA